A stretch of the Odontesthes bonariensis isolate fOdoBon6 chromosome 5, fOdoBon6.hap1, whole genome shotgun sequence genome encodes the following:
- the nt5c3a gene encoding cytosolic 5'-nucleotidase 3 isoform X2 gives MPQFEKPTVHMRDPERVEQIICGLIKGGASKLQIITDFDMTISKFAINGKRCPTCHNIIDNCKLVTEECRQKLLQLKNKYYPIEIDPQLTMEEKYPFMVEWYFKSHSLLVEQRLEKDKLPEVVRESDVALREGFEQFFDRLHQHKVPVFIFSAGLGDVLEEIIHQAGVYHPNVKVVSNFMDFDENGILKGFKGELIHVYNKHDGALRNTEYFKQLKEFSNIILLGDSMGDLSMADSVPNVENILKIGFLNDKVEERLDKYLDSYDIVLVKDETLEVPNAILQKVL, from the exons ATGCCTCAGTTTGAGAAACCGACAGTCCACATGCGGGACCCTGAGAGGgtggaacagatcatctgtggcCTCATCAAAGGAGGGGCTTCCAAACTACAG ATCATCACAGACTTTGACATGACGATAAGCAAATTCGCTATCAACGGCAAACGCTGTCCAACGTGTCACA ATATTATAGATAACTGCAAACTGGTCACTGAGGAGTGCAGGCagaagctgctgcagctgaAGAATAAATACTATCCCATTGAGATAGACCCTCAACTCACCATGGAGGAGAAATATCCATTTATGGTGGAGTG GTATTTTAAGTCCCACTCACTACTCGTAGAGCAGCGGCTCGAGAAGGACAAACTACCAGAGGTGGTGAGGGAGTCTGATGTTGCACTCAG AGAAGGCTTTGAGCAGTTCTTTGACCGCCTTCATCAGCACAAAGTGCCTGTCTTCATTTTCTCCGCTGGCCTGGGAGATGTCCTCGAGGAAATCATCCACCAGGCAGGCGTCTACCACCCCAACGTCAAAGTTGTTTCCAACTTCATGGACTTTGATGAAAAT GGCATCCTGAAGGGGTTCAAAGGCGAGCTGATCCACGTGTACAACAAACACGACGGTGCGCTGCGGAACACGGAATACTTCAAACAGCTGAAGGAGTTCAGCAACATCATCCTGCTGGGTGACTCGATGGGAGACCTGAGCATGGCAGATAGTGTCCCCAACGTGGAGAACATCCTCAAGATCGGCTTCCTCAATGACAAG GTGGAAGAGCGACTGGACAAATATCTGGACTCTTATGACATCGTCCTAGTGAAGGACGAGACTCTGGAAGTGCCCAATGCCATTCTCCAGAAGGTTCTATAA